Proteins found in one Nitrospirota bacterium genomic segment:
- a CDS encoding 2-oxoglutarate oxidoreductase, protein MKKIFGRPESLKPVPFRLCPGCGHGILHRIVAELIDEFGIREKTIGFAPVGCAVFAYDYFNFDILEVAHGRPPAAATAIKRLLPDRFVFTYQGDGDLAAIGTAEIVHAANRGENFTVIFVNNATYGMTGGQMAPTTLLGQKTTTTQEGRDAKITGYPLKVSEMLSVLDGTSFIQRTSLDSPKNVLDTKKALKKAFQYQLDGKGFSFVEVLSPCPTDWWMSPQEAISWMRKNMIITFPLGVIKDKYKVR, encoded by the coding sequence ATGAAAAAAATATTCGGAAGACCAGAAAGCCTTAAACCAGTACCCTTTCGTCTGTGCCCCGGGTGTGGACACGGGATATTACATAGAATAGTCGCTGAACTAATCGATGAATTTGGAATAAGGGAAAAGACCATAGGCTTTGCGCCTGTGGGATGCGCCGTCTTTGCCTATGACTATTTTAATTTTGATATTCTTGAGGTGGCTCATGGCAGACCCCCAGCAGCAGCAACTGCAATAAAGCGCCTGCTTCCTGACAGATTTGTTTTTACGTACCAGGGTGATGGCGACCTCGCTGCAATCGGGACTGCAGAGATAGTGCATGCAGCCAACAGAGGAGAAAATTTTACAGTAATCTTCGTTAATAACGCTACATATGGAATGACCGGCGGACAGATGGCTCCCACAACACTCTTAGGGCAAAAAACTACCACCACGCAGGAGGGTAGAGACGCAAAAATAACAGGATACCCCTTGAAGGTATCTGAAATGCTCTCTGTTTTAGATGGAACGAGTTTTATCCAGAGGACATCTCTGGATTCTCCCAAAAATGTCCTCGATACAAAAAAGGCATTAAAAAAAGCCTTTCAGTATCAACTCGATGGTAAAGGCTTTAGTTTTGTGGAAGTACTATCTCCGTGTCCAACAGACTGGTGGATGAGCCCTCAGGAAGCTATCTCATGGATGAGGAAAAACATGATTATCACCTTCCCTCTGGGGGTGATAAAGGATAAGTATAAAGTGAGGTAG
- the nifU gene encoding Fe-S cluster assembly scaffold protein NifU yields the protein MYSELVMEHFTNPRNVGEIPDADGIGTEGNPVCGDVMRIYIKVKDGRISDAKFKTFGCGAAIAVSSMVTEMIKGKTLDEALEISKETVAQALGGLPPQKMHCSNIGAEALHKAIEDYKQKHSSR from the coding sequence ATGTATAGTGAATTAGTAATGGAGCATTTTACAAATCCAAGAAATGTCGGTGAAATACCTGACGCAGACGGCATAGGAACCGAAGGAAATCCCGTATGCGGCGATGTGATGAGGATTTATATCAAAGTCAAAGACGGCCGCATCTCTGACGCCAAGTTCAAAACCTTTGGCTGCGGCGCAGCCATTGCTGTAAGCAGCATGGTAACCGAGATGATAAAGGGCAAGACCCTCGATGAAGCCCTTGAAATTTCCAAAGAGACTGTGGCTCAAGCCCTGGGAGGCCTTCCACCACAGAAAATGCATTGCTCAAACATCGGTGCAGAGGCACTCCACAAGGCAATTGAAGACTACAAACAAAAACATAGTAGCAGATAA